A portion of the Cryptomeria japonica chromosome 5, Sugi_1.0, whole genome shotgun sequence genome contains these proteins:
- the LOC131051428 gene encoding L-gulonolactone oxidase 5-like, with translation MKLMIRTLSILLAFVVYVTLVLCTDAKVKACPPPPSLQCRSDECEIFNYLGIWEDRSICKAGSVAWPTSEPQLLRAVAHAVQNNQKIRVVSRHAHSISKLVCVDSEGLIISTQNYDSVIEVNSEAMTITVQAGALMRDVIEAAAKHGLALPAMPYISGVSAAGVISTGAHGSSFAGKGSGVYEYVVGMRIVVPASPSEGYAKIITLTEADKDLKAAKLALGTLGAISEITFDLQPMFKRSVSVSVKDDHDLENEAERFLRAHTFADISWLPSHRKAVFVANDRVFIDVAGDGSNSLIGTPITVAAIETSAYQVDSIQAKPDVTAICNLVGNLTLLFAANGNGFLNDGKRFTGYPVVGFNHRMQTSGECERAPEQTDESCTPTQILDKNESTCSWDRRVHASLFFDVELRLPLSRFREAMKDVKKIRDLDPQRMCDQTIISIRSIKKSEAYLGPSEDQVTMELIIYRPREAGTPKWNEDVYEEIEQMVIEKYGGALHWGKSGGYLFGGLAKRSVNLEKFLKVKERLDPQGVFSNDWTDGLFGIGGKDVEELRDGCALDMICKCREDRHCAPYKGFLCKPGRVWEHARVCTNIN, from the exons atgaaacTGATGATTCGCACTCTCAGCATATTGCTTGCGTTCGTCGTGTATGTCACGCTAGTGTTGTGCACAGACGCCAAAGTAAAAGCATGCCCCCCTCCTCCATCCCTACAATGCAGAAGCGATGAATGTGAAATCTTCAATTACCTGGGCATATGGGAGGACCGTTCCATTTGTAAGGCGGGCAGCGTGGCATGGCCCACTTCAGAGCCCCAACTCCTGCGCGCTGTTGCCCACGCTGTTCAGAACAACCAGAAGATCAGAGTGGTGAGTAGACATGCTCACAGCATATCGAAGCTCGTCTGTGTGGACAGCGAAGGACTCATCATTTCCACCCAAAATTATGACTCCGTCATTGAAGTGAATAGCGAGGCCATGACAATCACCGTCCAAGCCGGAGCACTCATGAGAGACGTGATTGAAGCAGCTGCAAAGCATGGCCTTGCTCTGCCTGCCATGCCTTACATCAGCGGAGTTTCTGCAGCCGGTGTTATTTCCACCGGAGCCCACGGCAGCAGTTTCGCCGGGAAAGGCAGCGGAGTTTATGAATACGTCGTGGGAATGAGAATCGTAGTGCCTGCGTCTCCTTCCGAGGGCTACGCAAAGATCATAACTTTGACAGAAGCAGACAAAGATCTCAAGGCCGCAAAATTGGCTCTGGGAACGCTGGGAGCAATTTCAGAGATAACATTCGATTTGCAGCCCATGTTTAAACGATCCGTTTCCGTCTCAGTGAAAGATGATCACGATCTAGAAAACGAAGCCGAACGTTTTCTCAGAGCTCACACATTTGCCGACATAAGTTGGCTTCCTTCACACCGGAAGGCGGTTTTCGTAGCCAACGATAGAGTTTTTATTGATGTTGCAGGAGACGGCAGTAACTCACTCATAGGTACTCCCATCACAGTAGCTGCCATTGAAACAAGTGCTTATCAAG TCGATTCAATCCAGGCAAAACCAGACGTCACTGCAATTTGCAACCTTGTTGGAAACCTAACGCTTCTATTTGCGGCGAACGGCAACGGGTTTTTGAATGACGGAAAACGCTTCACAGGCTACCCAGTGGTAGGTTTCAATCATCGCATGCAGACATCTGGTGAATGCGAACGAGCTCCTGAACAAACAGATGAGAGCTGTACTCCCACCCAAATTTTAGATAAAAATGAGAGCACATGTAGCTGGGACCGTCGCGTGCACGCGTCTTTGTTCTTTGACGTGGAACTGAGACTGCCATTGTCTCGATTCCGAGAAGCCATGAAGGATGTCAAGAAAATAAGAGATTTGGACCCCCAAAGGATGTGTGACCAAACTATAATATCTATCAGGTCTATTAAGAAGTCGGAGGCGTACCTGGGACCCTCTGAGGATCAGGTGACGATGGAGCTTATAATTTATCGACCGAGGGAAGCGGGTACACCCAAGTGGAATGAAGATGTGTATGAAGAGAtagagcagatggtgatagagAAGTATGGAGGGGCACTGCATTGGGGAAAGTCTGGAGGTTACCTGTTTGGAGGGTTGGCCAAACGATCGGTGAACTTGGAAAAATTTTTGAAGGTTAAGGAGAGGCTTGATCCGCAAGGAGTGTTTTCCAATGATTGGACGGACGGCTTGTTTGGAATTGGAGGGAAAGATGTGGAGGAGTTGAGAGATGGATGTGCACTTGACATGATTTGTAAATGTAGAGAGGATAGGCATTGTGCTCCGTACAAAGGGTTTCTCTGCAAGCCAGGGAGAGTATGGGAGCATGCTCGAGTTTGTACGAACATCAACTGA